From a region of the Acidimicrobiales bacterium genome:
- a CDS encoding ATPase, T2SS/T4P/T4SS family, whose protein sequence is MKAEESPLQHIEAAVQQRAKAADLDMSSPDAADRLRQLIAEELTDWAREHARGHRPYPLADPEALAARAYRNLAGYGPLDELLRDPDVWEIMVNGPAAIFVRRHRGPSGYHPDVFHDDRHVVRTLTKLLDDASSSHRKLDPSEGLQDAQLDDGSRLHIVHADLARGGHTMVNIRRFAGVAFRSLDELVATDTLTDTAARFLRACVQARASIVFAGAPGAGKTTLLSCCAAELDPSLRVVTAEEVFEVDVPLANVASLQTRASRPERQEVDLRRLVSGFLRMAPDIAIVGEVRDREALALLLTLSSGVKGFTTIHGGSARQALTRLRFVAQLADGDLPLAALNSLVAEAVDLVVHSVRTSEGPRINEIIAVEDHAGSLDAVPFTITDVFRRTGSDGMLRWTGEIPNRLGLLFDQAGLHVREIVDTTSQVAR, encoded by the coding sequence GTGAAGGCCGAGGAGTCCCCGCTGCAGCACATCGAAGCGGCCGTACAGCAGCGAGCGAAGGCCGCCGACCTCGACATGTCGAGCCCCGACGCCGCCGATCGACTGCGCCAGCTGATCGCGGAAGAGCTCACCGACTGGGCGCGGGAACACGCCAGAGGCCACCGGCCCTATCCGCTCGCGGACCCCGAAGCGCTGGCTGCTCGTGCGTACCGGAATCTCGCCGGGTACGGCCCCCTCGACGAGCTGCTCCGGGATCCAGATGTGTGGGAGATCATGGTGAACGGCCCAGCGGCGATCTTCGTCCGGCGCCACCGCGGGCCGTCCGGCTACCACCCGGACGTCTTCCATGACGATCGTCATGTCGTTCGCACGCTGACCAAGTTGCTCGACGACGCGTCCTCCTCGCATCGCAAGCTCGATCCGTCCGAGGGGCTCCAGGACGCGCAGCTCGACGACGGCTCGCGCTTGCACATCGTGCACGCCGACCTGGCGCGCGGCGGGCACACCATGGTCAACATCCGCCGGTTCGCGGGCGTGGCGTTCCGCAGCCTCGACGAGCTGGTGGCCACTGACACGCTCACCGACACCGCGGCGCGGTTCTTGCGTGCGTGTGTCCAGGCCCGGGCATCGATCGTGTTCGCCGGCGCGCCCGGCGCCGGCAAGACGACGTTGTTGAGCTGCTGCGCCGCGGAGCTCGATCCCAGCTTGCGAGTGGTCACCGCCGAGGAAGTGTTCGAGGTCGACGTGCCGCTCGCCAACGTCGCGAGCCTTCAGACTCGGGCTTCGCGCCCCGAACGCCAGGAAGTCGACTTGCGTCGCCTCGTGTCCGGCTTCCTCCGGATGGCGCCCGACATCGCCATCGTCGGCGAGGTCCGCGACCGCGAAGCCCTCGCACTGTTGCTCACGCTCTCATCCGGCGTGAAGGGATTCACCACGATCCACGGCGGCTCGGCCCGTCAAGCGTTGACTCGTCTTCGGTTCGTGGCGCAGCTCGCCGACGGCGACTTGCCGCTGGCCGCACTCAACTCACTCGTCGCCGAGGCCGTCGACCTTGTCGTCCACAGTGTCCGCACCTCAGAAGGCCCACGGATCAACGAGATCATCGCCGTCGAGGATCACGCCGGGAGCCTCGACGCCGTACCGTTCACGATCACGGACGTGTTCCGTCGGACGGGCAGCGACGGGATGCTGCGCTGGACGGGCGAGATCCCGAACCGGCTCGGCCTGCTCTTCGACCAGGCCGGGCTCCACGTTCGCGAGATCGTCGACACGACCTCGCAGGTCGCACGGTGA
- a CDS encoding type II secretion system F family protein → MNTRLLAVAGLAMWAGCSLLLSRVRWFARRSLSERLRPYQPGAPTSSAPGLLSVGSVREVVAPLATDVGGRLARALGVEEPLTVRLMRIHSPLDPMTFRVRQAGWAAAAFALATAASVAVRPPPLVALAAIVAAPLLAFLVIEQGLAAASTRWQRNLLLELPVVCEQIGMLLSAGHSLGGALGRVAHRGRGAVAQDLTRVANRIRQGLGEAEALTEWADLAAVPEVRQVVQVLSLNRATSDLGRVMSREARSIRQEVQRRRVEELERRAQQVWIPVTVATLVPGVIFLAVPFIEALRLFSSA, encoded by the coding sequence ATGAACACGCGGCTCCTCGCCGTCGCCGGGCTCGCGATGTGGGCCGGCTGCTCGTTGCTGTTGTCGCGCGTGCGATGGTTCGCGCGTCGCTCGTTGTCCGAGCGGCTACGCCCCTACCAGCCCGGCGCGCCGACCAGCAGCGCACCTGGCCTGCTCTCGGTCGGCTCGGTTCGCGAGGTCGTCGCGCCGTTGGCAACCGACGTGGGCGGACGCCTGGCGCGCGCCTTGGGCGTCGAAGAGCCCCTCACCGTCCGTCTCATGCGCATCCACTCACCGCTCGATCCCATGACCTTCCGGGTTCGACAGGCCGGGTGGGCTGCTGCGGCGTTCGCCCTCGCCACTGCCGCGAGCGTCGCGGTCCGGCCGCCACCACTGGTCGCGCTGGCCGCGATCGTGGCTGCCCCGCTCCTCGCGTTCTTGGTGATCGAGCAAGGCCTGGCCGCCGCCTCGACGAGGTGGCAGCGCAACCTCCTGCTCGAGCTCCCGGTCGTGTGCGAACAGATCGGCATGCTCCTGTCCGCGGGACACTCCCTCGGGGGCGCGCTCGGACGGGTCGCCCACCGCGGTCGAGGCGCGGTGGCACAAGACCTCACCCGCGTCGCCAACCGGATCCGGCAAGGACTCGGCGAGGCGGAAGCGCTCACGGAGTGGGCCGACCTGGCCGCCGTGCCCGAGGTGCGCCAGGTGGTGCAAGTGCTGTCGCTCAACCGCGCCACCTCGGACCTCGGCCGGGTCATGTCCCGCGAAGCGCGCTCGATTCGCCAAGAAGTGCAACGACGCCGGGTCGAGGAGCTCGAACGCCGCGCCCAGCAGGTCTGGATCCCCGTCACCGTCGCCACGCTCGTCCCCGGCGTCATCTTCCTCGCCGTCCCCTTCATCGAAGCCCTCCGCTTGTTCTCCTCCGCGTGA
- a CDS encoding carboxyl transferase domain-containing protein — protein sequence MELPPLVEEWDRDLRSGDPLGFPGYAAVLDEMAEESVRTGRTQHVVVIEGRFEVLGGSMGVVAGEKVCRAYDRAVDARLPVVVVTRSGGARMQEGMVSLIQMGRTAAAARRHARAGLLSVALHRSPTTGGVFASYGSLCDVRAVEAEATIGFAGPRVVAQTTGTEVGGRSHTSATAYAAGLVDAVVAPHDAWAWVEAALGHGDAPLVLGPRGVAPTDVEPPAAGAWGEVQRARGASRPTGIEVAAELCRSWTDLHSTDPVTRAGLASIGDRRVVVIAHDRKAGDGRSRPDGFRLAQRAIDLAGRLALPLVTLIDTPGADPSSDAELHGVAGEIARTFAALAELPTASVAVCVGEGGSGGALALGHTDRLLIQEHAVFSVIGPEGAAAILERDAGKAAAVAPKLRLTSGDLLELGIVDAVVPDTTAAVIDAVSRALDEAQPGDRARRTDAASALALSDRVVP from the coding sequence GCACGTTGTGGTCATCGAAGGTCGCTTCGAGGTGCTGGGTGGTTCGATGGGCGTGGTTGCGGGCGAGAAGGTGTGCCGGGCCTACGACCGGGCCGTCGACGCGCGGCTGCCGGTGGTGGTGGTCACCCGCTCGGGCGGCGCACGGATGCAAGAGGGCATGGTGAGCCTGATCCAGATGGGTCGCACAGCTGCCGCCGCGCGTCGCCACGCCCGCGCCGGGTTGCTGTCGGTGGCCCTGCACCGCTCGCCGACCACCGGCGGGGTGTTCGCCTCGTACGGCTCGCTGTGCGACGTGCGGGCGGTCGAAGCCGAGGCGACCATCGGTTTCGCCGGACCGCGGGTGGTCGCGCAGACCACCGGCACCGAGGTAGGCGGTCGCTCGCACACCTCGGCGACCGCGTACGCCGCCGGCCTGGTCGACGCGGTGGTGGCGCCGCACGACGCGTGGGCGTGGGTGGAGGCGGCGCTGGGCCACGGCGACGCACCGCTGGTGCTGGGCCCGCGCGGGGTCGCACCCACAGATGTCGAGCCTCCGGCTGCGGGCGCGTGGGGTGAGGTGCAGCGCGCCCGGGGCGCCTCACGCCCCACCGGCATCGAGGTCGCAGCCGAGCTGTGCCGGTCGTGGACCGACTTGCACTCCACCGACCCGGTCACCCGCGCGGGCCTTGCGTCGATCGGCGACCGCCGGGTGGTCGTGATCGCGCACGACCGCAAGGCGGGCGACGGCCGCTCTCGCCCGGACGGGTTCCGCCTCGCACAGCGGGCCATCGACCTGGCAGGACGTCTGGCGCTGCCGCTTGTCACGCTGATCGACACGCCGGGCGCCGATCCCTCGTCGGATGCCGAGCTGCACGGCGTGGCCGGCGAGATCGCCCGCACGTTCGCGGCGTTGGCCGAACTTCCGACCGCGAGCGTGGCGGTCTGCGTCGGCGAGGGGGGCAGCGGGGGAGCGCTGGCGCTCGGCCACACCGACCGGCTGCTGATCCAGGAGCACGCCGTCTTCTCGGTGATCGGCCCCGAGGGCGCTGCGGCCATCCTCGAGCGCGACGCCGGCAAGGCTGCCGCGGTAGCTCCCAAGCTCCGGCTCACGAGCGGCGACCTGCTCGAGCTCGGCATCGTCGACGCGGTGGTGCCCGACACCACCGCCGCGGTCATCGACGCGGTCAGCCGTGCCCTCGACGAGGCCCAGCCCGGCGATCGCGCGCGACGCACCGACGCGGCGTCGGCGCTCGCCTTGTCGGACCGGGTGGTCCCGTAG